The window TGTGGGACATCGAGGCGCGCCTGACCGACACCAAGCCGCGCGAGATCGAGCTGGCCGGCGGCCGCGTGCGCCCGGAGGGCCAGCCCTTGCATGACCTGTGGCTGCGCGTGACGATCGACCTGCGCATGAACGTGGTCGACGCCGACGCCTGCTCCGACTGGGTGCCCTATCCCGGCCATTGCGACACCATCGGCCCCGCCTACCGCAAGCTGATCGGCCTGAACCTGATGAAGGGTTTCCGCAAGGCTGTGCGCGAGCGCCTCGGCAGCGTGGCCGGCTGCACGCACCTGACCGAACTGGCCGGAGTGCTGCCCACCACCGCCATCCAGGCCTTC of the Cupriavidus malaysiensis genome contains:
- a CDS encoding DUF2889 domain-containing protein — encoded protein: MPLSPPVNRALRHRRAITAEAYLREDGLWDIEARLTDTKPREIELAGGRVRPEGQPLHDLWLRVTIDLRMNVVDADACSDWVPYPGHCDTIGPAYRKLIGLNLMKGFRKAVRERLGSVAGCTHLTELAGVLPTTAIQAFAGDVISIRDGEDDTRTDPPYQLHGCHALHFEGEVVRQFYPRWYGYQPKPKTGPQGAQTPTVPRPEAGESGETRSTPGRSTVPAG